Proteins from a genomic interval of uncultured Desulfuromusa sp.:
- a CDS encoding endonuclease/exonuclease/phosphatase family protein: MRFIHYNICYATGPKVHDSMRSSGRNLARISAFLRELEPDLVGLIEVDHGSYRTGGKNQAELLADALGHYQSHSIKYAEGSFWRYVPVLRNQGNAFLTRGRIRNETFHFFESGMKRLVIELELEHLVVYLVHLALGSRVRHRQLGELYDLVKTTQKPCLVTGDFNALWGEHEINLFLAATGLQNANSEGLPTYPSHNPRRHLDFILHSQEIDVQDFKVLPVQFSDHLPLVIDFDVRVETDLRKISRPSHCYCYPHMEKGLIAVGRN, encoded by the coding sequence ATGCGATTTATTCACTATAATATCTGTTATGCGACGGGTCCGAAGGTGCATGATTCGATGCGGTCTTCAGGCAGGAATTTGGCGCGGATATCGGCGTTTCTGCGTGAGCTGGAACCTGATCTGGTGGGTCTGATCGAGGTTGATCACGGTTCGTATCGCACTGGTGGGAAAAACCAGGCAGAACTTTTGGCGGATGCACTGGGGCACTATCAATCTCATTCGATCAAATACGCTGAAGGGTCCTTCTGGCGATATGTCCCGGTGTTGAGGAACCAGGGGAATGCATTTTTGACTCGAGGCCGGATCCGTAATGAAACCTTTCATTTTTTTGAAAGTGGCATGAAACGACTGGTCATTGAATTGGAGCTTGAGCACCTTGTCGTCTATTTGGTGCATCTTGCTCTTGGTTCCCGGGTACGACATCGGCAGCTGGGGGAATTGTATGATCTGGTGAAAACAACCCAAAAACCTTGCCTGGTGACCGGTGATTTTAATGCTCTTTGGGGTGAGCATGAAATCAACCTGTTTCTGGCTGCCACTGGACTGCAAAATGCCAACAGTGAAGGCTTGCCGACTTATCCGAGTCATAATCCGCGTCGACACCTGGATTTTATTCTTCACAGTCAAGAGATTGACGTGCAGGATTTTAAGGTGCTACCGGTGCAGTTTTCGGATCATCTGCCGCTGGTGATTGATTTTGACGTCAGAGTTGAAACGGATTTACGCAAAATTTCTCGACCATCCCACTGTTATTGCTATCCCCATATGGAAAAGGGCCTGATTGCGGTTGGTCGCAACTAA